Within the Streptomyces vilmorinianum genome, the region TCCAGCGCGAGGTCGAGAACAGCCCGTCGCTCGCCAAGCACTGCATGTCCATCGCCCGCGCGCTGGGCAAGGCCGCCGTCCGCTACTACGGCCCCACCCGCGCCCAGTCCTACTCCCGCCCGGTCTGCGACACCTCGTTCGCGACCGGTGTCATGTACGCGAGCTGACCCCCGCCACGCCGATCAGCTCTCTCGCGGGGTACGCATATCGTTCGCGGTATGGATACCTCTCCGACGCAAGCCGTGGTCCTGGCGGGCGGCCAGGGCTCGCGCCTGCGCCCGTACACCGACGACCGCCCCAAGCCGATGGTCGAGATCCCGGGCACCGGGACCCCGATCATCGGCCATCAGCTTTCCTGGCTCGCCTCCGAGGGCGTGACGGATGCCGTCGTGTCCTGTGGCCATCTCGCCGAGGTGCTCCAGGAGTGGCTCGCGGACGCCGATCTGCCGCTCCGTGTGACGACCGTCGTCGAGTCGGAGCCGCTGGGCCGTGGCGGCGGCCTCAAGTACGCCGCCGCGCATCTGCCTGAGCCCGGGCAGCCCTGGTACGCCACCAACGGCGACATCTGGACCCGCTTCTCCCTGCGTGAGATGGCCGAGTTCCACGCCGAGCGGGACGCCACCGCCACGCTCGCTCTCGCCCGCCCCCGGATCCCGTGGGGCGCCGTCGAGACCGACACCTTCGGGCACATCACCGACTTCATCGAGTCGCCGCCGTCGCCGTATCTCATCAACGCGGGCGTGTACGTCTTCTCCGCCGCGTTCACGGAGCTTCTCCCCGACCGGGGCGACCACGAGCGCACCACGTTCCCCCGGCTGGCCCGCGAGCGCCGTCTGGCGGGCTTCCCGCTGCCCCAGGGGGCCTACTGGCGGGCTATCGACACCGCGAAGGACCTGACCGAGGCCGCGAAGGAGCTGGCCTCTCAGGGGACCTGAGAGCCGTTTCACGTACGGCCTCGCGTACCGCTTCACGCACAGAGAAGGGCGGCACCGCATGCGCGCGGTGCCGCCCTTCTCGTACGAGCCCGTACGTCAGCCCAGCAGGTGTCAGCCCAGCAGGCCGCCGATCGGGTTCCGGTTGCCGCCCGTCGTCGACTCGTCCGTGGGGGCGTCGGAGCCACTGGTCCCGCCCGTGCTGGTCGGTCCCGAGCTGGTGGTCGGCGGGGGCGCGGGCCGGGACTGGGTCGGGGTGCGGCTGCTGCCCGTGCCCTGGGTCGCCGTGGGCCGGCTCTCCTCGATCCGGCCGGTCTCCCGTGCGGTCTCGCGCGGCTCGGCCGTCTCCTCGTCCTCGCGCTCGCCGCTCGCCCCGGCCGTCTCCGACGGCTTGGGGGTCTTGGAGGCGGTACGGGAGGGGCTGCTCGTGCCGGGCTCCTGCGGGAGCGGCCGGCCGGGCAGGTGGTTGATCGGGTCGTCGTTCGGACCGGGCACGGTGACCATCTCCGTGGACCGTACGGCTCCGCCGAGCACCGAGCCGGTGAGGAGCGTGAGGCCGACGACGACGGAGGCGAGGAGCGTCCCGCGGCGCAGGACGCGGCGGCGGAGCTGCCAGAGTTCGGAGCGGGGTCCGAGGGTGCGCCAGGCTTCGCCGGCGAGGCGGCTGTCGAGGGAGTAGACGGGGGCGCCGGCGATGATCAGCGGGGACCAGGCGGCGAGGAAGATGATGTCGGCGGAGTCGTAGACCGGGACGGTCTTCCAGCTGACGGTGAGGATCAGGGCGGCCGAGAGCAGGGCGCCGATGACGGCGGCGACGCGCTGCCAGAGTCCGAAGACGGTGAGGACGCCGACGACGACCTGGAGGAAGGCGACGGTCAGTCCGGCGCCGACGGGGTGCTGGAGGGCGAAGTCGCGGAGCGGCTCGGCGAGCGCCCAGGGGTGGAGCGAGTTGAGCCACTTGACCATGGAGCCGCGTTCGCCGCCGTCGAAGTAGACGGGGTCGCAGAGCTTGCCCATGCCGGCGTAGATGGAGATGAAGCCGAGGAAGACGCGGAGCGGGAGGAGCACCACGCCGAGGTTCATCCGGCGGCCGGGATAGTAGGCGTGCCGGACCGGGTCGGCGCCGTGGCGGTGCGGGCGGGCGTGGTCCCCGTCGCCGTCCTGGGCGGCGAGGTCGTCGTACGTCACCTCCTCCGGGAGGTCGTACGCGCCTTCGGCCCGCCGCATCGGGGGCAGGAGCGGGGGCCCGTCGCCGACGACGGGGGTCGGCATGGTGTCGTCGATGCGCGGGATGGCCTGGGTGACTCCGGCGTCCAGCGGTTCCAGCGTCGAGACGGAGGACTCGCGTACGGCCTGGAGCAGTCCGGTGGCGCCGGGGTCGCCGGGCGCGGACCGTCCGGTCCAGACGACGGGGCGGCGGCGGCCCGCTGCCGCGCCCGCCGGTGTCCCCAGGGGGGAGAGCCTGGGGGCGGCGAACTTGGGCTGCTGCGCCGGCGCGAGCCGCACACGGAAGCTGGCGTGGTTCACGATGACCTGCGCGGGATCGGAATCCACTTTGACCATGCTCAGCGCGGGCTGATCGTCGAACCCCGGCCGGGGCGTTCTGGTGTCCACACTCATCTAACCGAGTGACGCGGGGTTAGGACACTGCTTGACAGGACTCGAAATGTCCGAGACCCGTCAAGATCGCCGGGGGTACGGGAAAGGGCCCAGCTCAGCGAGGTGGGCCCTGTTCCATGGCGGTGCCGGTGCGGTGCCGGTGCGGTGCCGGTGCGGTGCCGGTGGGTCAGTGGGCGCGGCGCCGGGCGACCTCGTAGAGGACGATTCCGGCGGCGACGCCGGCGTTCAGCGACTCGGCGCCACCGGGCATCGAGATGCGCACGCGGTAGTCGCAGGTCTCGCCGACGAGGCGGCCGAGGCCCTTGCCCTCGCTGCCGATGACGATGACGACCGGGCCGTCGAGCGCCTCGAGGTCCTCGACGGTGTGCTCGCCGTCGGCGGCGAGGCCGACGACGGTGAGGCCCTCCTTCTGGAAGCCCTCCAGGGCCCGGGTCAGGTTGGTGACGCGGGAGACCGGGGTGCGGGCGGCGGTGCCGGCCGAGGACTTCCAGGCGCCGGCGGTCATGCCGGCCGCGCGGCGCTCGGGGACGACGACGCCGTGGCCGCCGAAGGCGGAGACGGAGCGGACGATCGCGCCGAGGTTGCGGGGGTCGGTGACGCCGTCGAGGGCGACGATCAGCGGGTCCTCGTGGGCGTCGTAGGCGGCCGCGGTGAGGTCCTCGGGGTGCGCGTACTCGTACGGCGGGACCTGGAGGACGAGGCCCTGGTGGTTCAGGCCGTTCGTCATCCGGTCGAGCTCCTGGCGCGGGGCTTCCATCAGGTTGATGTTGCCGCGCTCGCCGGCGAGCTTGAGGACGTCGCGGACGCGCTCGTCGTTGTCGATGAACTGCTGGACGTAGAGCGTGGTCGCGGGGACGCCGTCGCGCAGGGCCTCGAAGACCGGGTTGCGGCCGACGACCATCTCCGAGGTGCCCTTGGGGCCGCCGCGGCGCGGGGCGGGGCGGCGGGCGGCGGCGTGCTTGGCCTGGGCGTTGGCGATGCGGTTCTTCTTGTGGCCCTTGCGGGCGGAGGCGGGCGGCGTGGGGCCCTTGCCCTCGAGGCCCTTGCGCCGCTGGCCACCGCTGCCGACCGTCGCGCCCTTCTTGTTGGACGTGCGGCGGTTCCTGCGCTGGCTGTTCCCGGCCATGACTACCTAATCCTCGGTGTTGCGTACATAGGTCTGTAAGTGAAGTGTGCCGCCCGGCTGCCCGAGCGGCACACCCGAGCGGCACATCAGTGGCGCCTCAGCGCGCGCCCAGCGTCCAGCGGGGGCCGTCGGGGCCGTCCTCGATGGCGAGGCCGGACTGGGTGAGCTGGTCGCGGATCGCGTCCGCGGTCGCCCAGTCCTTGCGCTCGCGCGCCGACTCGCGCTGCTGGAGCACGAGCCGTACGAGGGTGTCGACGACGCCGTGGAGTTCCTCGCCGCGGTCGGTCTCCTCGGCCCAGTGCGGGTCGAGGGGGTCCAGGCCGAGGACGCCGAGCATGGCGCGGACCTCGGCGAGGCGGGCGATGGCCTCGTCCTTGTCGTCGGCGGCCAGCGCGCTGTTGCCCTGGCGTACGGCGGTGTGGATGATCGCGAGCGCCTGCGGGACGCCCAGGTCGTCGTCCATGGCCTCGGCGAAGGCGAGCGGCACCTCGGGGGCGGGCGGGACGGGCTTGCCGGCCTTCTCCGTGACGCGCTGGACGAAGCCCTCGATGCGCGCGAACGCGGACTCGGCCTCGCGCAGGGACTCCTCGCTGTACTCGATCATCGAGCGGTAGTGCGGGGTGCCCAGGTAGTAGCGCAGGACGATGGGGCGCCAGTTCTTGACCATCTCGGAGACGAGCACCGAGTTGCCGAGCGACTTGGACATCTTCTCGCCGCTCATGGTGACCCAGGCGTTGTGCACCCAGTACGAGGCGAAGTCGTCGCCGTAGGCCTTGGCCTGGGCGATCTCGTTCTCGTGGTGGGGGAAGATCAGGTCGAGGCCGCCGCCGTGGATGTCGAAGGCGGCGCCCAGGTACTTGTGGGCCATGGCCGAGCACTCCAGGTGCCAGCCGGGTCGGCCGCGGCCCCACGGGGTCTCCCAGTCGGGCTCGCCGGGCTTGGACGCCTTCCACATGGCGAAGTCGCGCGGGTCGCGCTTGCCGGTGATGCCTTCCTCGGCGGGCTGGCGCAGGTCGTCGATGTCCTGGTTGGACAGCGCCAGATAGCCGGGGAAGGAGCGCACGTCGAAGTAGACGCTGCCGTCGGCCTCGTAGGCGTGGCCGCGCTCGATGAGGCCGCGCATCATCTCGACCATCTCGGTGACATGGCCGGTGGCGCGGGGCTCGTAGGTGGGCGGGAGGCAACCGAGGGCGTGGTAGCCGTCGTTGAAGGCGCGCTCGTTGTCGTAGCCGATGGACCACCAGGGGCGGCCCTGCTCGGCGCCCTTCCTGATGATCTTGTCGTCGATGTCGGTGACGTTGCGGATGAACGTGACGTCGTAGCCGCGGTACTCGAACCAGCGGCGCATGATGTCGAAGTTGAGCCCCGAGCGGATGTGGCCGATGTGCGGGGCGGCCTGCACGGTGGCACCACACAGGTAGATCGAGACGCAGCCCGGCGTGAGCGGGGTGAAGTCACGGATCTGCCGGGCGCTGGTGTCGTACAGGCGAATAGTCACCACTCCAGGGTAGTGGGCGTGTGGTAGTGCCCCGCGACCGATTGCGGGTCGCGGGGGCACTTTTTCGGGGCCTTCTACGGCTGTACGCGGACGACCAGCGCCGTCGCGATCGCGGCGAGGCCCTCGGCGCGGCCGGTGAGGCCGAGTCCGTCGGTCGTGGTGCCGGAGACGGAGACGGGGGCTCCGACGGCCGCGCTGAGCGCCTTCTGTGCCTCGTCGCGACGCTTGCCGACCTTGGGGCGGACGCCGATGACCTGCACGGCGACGTTGCCGATCTCGTACCCCTCGGCCCGGACGATCCGGGCGGCCTCGGCGAGCAGGGTGACGCCGGAGGCGCCGGACCACTCGGGGCGGGAGGTGCCGAAGTGGGCGCCGAGGTCGCCGATTCCGGCGGCGGAGAAGAGGGCGTCGCAGGCGGCGTGGGCGGCGACGTCGCCGTCGGAGTGCCCGGCGAGTCCGTACCCGTCGCTCTCGGAGTCCTCCCAGAGGAGTCCCGCGCACCAGAGTTCGCGGCCGCGCTCGAAGGCGTGGACGTCGGTGCCGATGCCGGTACGGGGCAGGTTCAGGTTCGGGTTCGGGTTCAGGTTCGGGTTCGGGTTCAGCGGCTCAGAAGCCATCGTTGGCCCTCCTGCGGGCGAGTACGGCCTCGGCCAGGACGAGATCGAGGGGGCGGGTGACCTTGAACGCCTCCTCGTGGCCGGGCACGACGACGACGGGTGCGCCGAGGCGCTCGACCATGCCGGCGTCGTCGGTGGCGCCGTCACCGGTGAGGGCGACGGTCGCGTGCGCGTTGACGAGGGTGTCGTAGTCGAAGCCCTGCGGGGTCTGGACGGCGCGCAGCCGGGAGCGCTCGGGGGTGGCGACGACGCTCTCGGGGTCGCCCTTCTTCTCCGCGGGCTCGACCTCCTTGACGGTGTCGGCGACCGGCAGGGCGGGGACGACGGCGACGGCACCGTCCCGGACCGCCTCGATGACGGCGTCGACGGTGTCGACGGGGACGAGCGGGCGGGCCGCGTCGTGGACGAGGACGGTGGTGACGCCCTCGGGCAGGGCTTCGAGGCCGAGCCGTACGGACTCCTGGCGGGTGTCGCCGCCGGGGACCACGAGGTAGTCGGTGCGCTCGGGCAGCGCGTGCGCGTCGAGGAGGTTCTTGACCTCGGCGGCGCCGTCGGAGGGCGCGACCACGACGACGAGGGAGACGGCACGGGAGGCGGCCATCGCCCGGACGGCGTGGATGAGCATGGGGGTGCCGTTCAGCGCGCGGAGCGCCTTGGGGGCGCCCGGGCCGAGCCGTACGCCCCGGCCGGCCGCGGGGATCACCGCGGCGGTGCGCGCGGGACGCGTTTCGTCTGTCATCGGTTGCACTCCGGCAGGTTTGTTTCCTCGGCGGACATGGGTATGGCCTCACCGTGCCGGACGCGACGCCTTGACCGGGCCCTTTCCGTGACGACGGTCGGGGCGTTCCGCGCGGCACAGGTGATGTGACGCAAGGAGTACGCGAGGGACGCGAGGGGGCAGAGGTACGGGAGTTTCGTGGACGGACGCGTCACGAGACGGACAGCACATCACGAGACGGACATGCCGCAGCGCCCGGCGACAGCGCTGTAGGTTCACAGCACGTCATCGGGCACCGCGGCATCGCTTCGCTTCAGGACGCGAGGACCTCGTCGAGGAGGGCCTCGGCCTTGTCCTCGTTCGTGTTCTCCGCGAGGGCGAGCTCGCTCACCAGAATCTGCCGAGCCTTGGCGAGCATGCGCTTCTCACCTGCGGAGAGTCCGCGCTCGCGCTCCCGGCGCCAGAGGTCACGGACCACTTCGGCGACCTTGATGACATCGCCGGAGGCGAGCTTCTCGAGGTTTGCCTTGTAGCGCCGGGACCAGTTCGTCGGCTCTTCGGCGTACGGCGCACGCAGCACCTCGAAGACCCGGTCCAGCCCATCCTGACCGACCACATCGCGAACACCGACGAACTCTGCATTGTCCGCCGGCACACGAACCGTCAGGTCGCCCTGAGCGACCTTGAGCACCAAGTAGGTCTTGTCCACGCCTTTGATCTGGCGAGTTTCGATGGCCTCGATCAGCGCGGCCCCGTGATGGGGATAGACCACGGTGTCGCCAACCTTGAACGTCATGTGACAGGTACCCCTTCCGTGGCTATCCAGGGTAACACGGATACGGCTTCTTCTGAATGGCGTTTTCGCAGGTCAGGGCATATCTCGGGGCTTGACAACAGCGACGCGAACGTGCTGCGGAAGGCTTCCGGGGGGCGGTATCCGCAGGTCGGAGCGGCTGCACGGACGGAGAGAAACGCGCACGTTACACACGTCCGGAGGGCTCCACAGGAGGGGCGATGTCCCGTTTTGTCGGGTTCAGGACGTGCATCCCACCGTACTCCGTTCGAGGATCGCTCACTCGTACGGATGCATCCCGGACCGATTCCCGAATTGATCACCCGGTGCTCGGAGCGGTTTTTTCCGCGGGGCGGGCCGCGGAATGCGCGGACGGCCGCCGAATTGATCAAGGCGGTTATGTGAACGGCAGGTCAATACGCTGCGATCCGGCCATCCCTGAGCCGATCGCGGCGCATGTCGCGGCGCTTGTCGCGGTCCGTGTCGCGGTCCGTGTCGCGGAGGCCGTCCGGGCGGCTGTCACGGAGACGGCGGCGAGCGCCGGGTGCGCGAAGGGGCGGGTCGGGTGCGGGACGGAGAGGGTGGCTCGGTAACCTAAGCGCGCTGACGCACCTTTAGCTCGTCCTTAGCCGGTTGTTCCTGAGCTCGACCGCAGCCGGCTCGTCCTTAGCCCGTCCGTACGTCCTAGGAGTTGCCGCCGCCGTGAGCCGCAGCCTTCGACGCGGCGCCCTCGCCGCCGCCGCCATCGTGATCTCGATCGCCTCGCTGTCCGCCTGTGGCGCGGGCAACGACGCGCAGACGCTCGGCGTGCGGCCGGACAACGCCGCCGTCACCGTGGACGATGTCAAGATCCAGAACGCCCTCGTGATCACCCAGCCGACCGCCGGCGCCCCCGGCCCGGCCGTCGTCTCCGCGACGGTGTTCAACACCGGCACCACGCCGCAGACGCTCGACTCGATCACCCTGGGCGGCTCCGCCGCGCCGGTGAAGCTCACGGCGGCCGAGGGTTCGGGTGCGATCACCATCCCCGCGGGCGGCTCGGTCGTCATCGGCGGCCAGGGCAACGCCACCGCCACGATCGAGAACGGCCACGAGGCCGTGAAGAACGGCGGGGTCCAGGAGCTCGTCTTCAAGCTGAGCAAGACCGGCGACGTGAGCCTGCAGGCGTTCGTCGTCCCGGCGGCCAGCTACTTCAAGGACTTCGGCCCGACCGAGATCCCTGCGCCCCCGTCCGCCAAGCCGACGGTGACCCCGACCGGCACCGCGACCGCGACCGAGGCGGCGGGCCACGGCGCCGAGGCCGGCTCCTCGGCCTCCCCGACGGGCGACGCCGGCCACTGACGCACGCGCACCATGCGAAGGGGCGCCCCCGCCGGAGTGATCCGGTGGGGGCGCCCCTTCGCGTGTGTGCGGTCCTACGGCCGGTACGGTCGGCCTGCCGGCCGTACCGAGCTCGGGCCGGTTTACGGCTCGAACTTGTAGCCCAGGCCCCGGACGGTCACCAGGTACCGCGGCGCGCCCGGGTCCGGCTCGATCTTCGCCCGCAGGCGCTTGACGTGGACGTCGAGGGTCTTGGTGTCGCCCACGTAGTCCGCGCCCCAGACGCGGTCGATCAGCTGCATACGGGTCAGGACGCGGCCCGCGTTCCTGAGCAGCATCTCCAGGAGGTCGAACTCCTTCAGGGGGAGGTCGACCTTGCCGCCGGAGACCGTGACGACGTGGCGGTCCACGTCCATGCGGACCGGGCCGGCCTCCAGGGCCGCGGGGGTGACCTCCTCCGGCTCGCCGCGGCGGCGCAGGACCGCGCGGATGCGGGCGACCAGCTCCCGCGAGGAGAAGGGCTTCGTCACGTAGTCGTCGGCTCCTATTTCCAGCCCGACGACCTTGTCGATCTCGCTGTCCTTGGCGGTCACCATGATCACCGGAACGTTCGAGCGGCCGCGCAACTGGCGGCACACCTCGGTACCGGGCAGGCCGGGCAGCATCAGGTCGAGGAGGACGAGATCCGCTCCGTTGCGCTCGAACTCGTCGAGGCCGTCGGGCCCGGTCGCGGCGACCGCGACCTCGAAGCCTTCCTTGCGGAGCATGTACGACAGGGCGTCGCTGAAGGATTCCTCATCCTCGACGACGAGCACTCGGGTCACGGAAGGACCTCCGGGGCAGTGAGCGGTTCGGTCATGAGATCGGGGGTGGGGGAGGTGGAGTCGGAGTCGGATGATCGCCGGTCCCGTGCGGCGCCCGCCTCGGGCAGCCGCAGGGTGAAGGTGGAGCCCTGGCCTTCGGTGCTCCAGACCGTGACCTCCCCGCCGTGCGAGGCGGCCACGTGCTTGACGATGGCCAGGCCGAGCCCCGTACCTCCGGTGGCGCGGGAGCGGGCCGGGTCGACGCGGTAGAAGCGCTCGAAGATGCGCTCCTTGTCCTTGTCGGGGATGCCGATGCCCTGGTCGGTGACCGCTATCTCGATGAGATCGCCGCCGGGCGCGGTGATCTTCCGGGCGGCGATGCCGACGCGGGTGTGGGCGGGTGAGTAGTTGACGGCGTTCTCGACGAGGTTGCCGAGCGCGGCGGCGAGCTGGCCCCGGCTGCCCCAGACGCGCAGGTCCGCGGTCCCGCCCTCCCGTCGCCCGGCATCGCCCTGCTCGAGCCCTTCGGGCGCGGATACGTTCGAGACCATGGTGATCTGCTTGGTGGACGCGGTGTGCCGGGAGCGGTCGATCGCCTCGGCGACCAGCTCGTCCACCCGTACGGGCTCGGAGTCCTCCAGCGGGTCGTCGTTCTGCACCCGGGAGAGGTCGATGAGCTCCTGGACGAGATTGGTCAGCCGGGTCGCCTCAATCTGCATCCGGCCGGCGAAGCGGGTGACCGCCTCGGGGTCGTCCGAGGCGTCCATGACGGCTTCGGAGAGCAGGGAGAGCGCGCCCACGGGCGTCTTGAGCTCGTGACTCACGTTGGCGACGAAGTCGCGCCGTACCGCTTCGATACGGCGGGCCTCGGTCAGGTCCTCGACCAGGAGGAGCACCAGGCGGGAGCCGAGCGGGGCCACGCGGGCGGAGACGGCGAGGGCCTCGCCGCGTCCGGTGCCGCGCCGGGGCAGGTCCAGCTCGACCTGTCGTATCTCTCCGTCGCGGCGGGTGTCGCGGGCCATGTTGAGCATGGGCTCGACGGCCAGCTTTCCGCCGCGGACCAGGCCGAGGGCGTACGCCGCCGAGCTGGCCTTGACCACCGAGTCGCTCTCGTCGAGGACGACCGCGGAGGAGCGCAGCACGGACAGCACGGTGTCGACGCCGGGCGGGAGCACGGCGTCGGTGTGCAGGGAGGTCCGGGTGGGTCGCGCCTGGTCGCGCTCGCTCCAGCGGAACGCCAGCATGGCGATCACGCCGGTGCACACCCCGGCGATCGCGGCCAATGCGGCGACCGCCGCGTTCACGTCCATGCCATCCAGGTTATGCGGGGCGACGGACACTCTCCCAGCCGTCCGAGTGGCTGCTCGAACAGTCGTCGCCCAGAGTTCACCGTGGGGACGGTGGTGGTTCATTTGGCCTGTTCGCAGGGCTGACGCGTGTCGCCCAGAGTTCACTCAGGGGAAAGGGTTGATTCATGTGGGGTGGAGGCGCCTGACTTGTAGGGGGCCGAACGTGGGAGCGTGGGGGGTCCGAGCCCCACCTGGACCCCGGACGTCTGTGAGAGAGGGACATCGATGCGGGACGCGTACCACGAGGAACTTGACTCGATCGGCGAGGGCCTGGTCGAGATGGCCCGCCTTGTCGGGTCGGCGATCGGGCGCGCCACGACGGCGATGCTCGACGCCGATCTGAAGCTCGCGGAGAGTGTGATCGCCGCGGATCAGAAGGTCGACGATCTGCAGCACGACCTGGAGGCCCGTGCGATAGCGCTGCTCGCGCGCCAGCAGCCGGTGGCGACGGACCTGCGGATCGTGGTGACCTCGCTGCGGATGTCGGCCGACCTGGAGCGCTCCGGCGACCTGGCGCAGCACGTGGCGAAGCTGGCGCGGCTGCGGTTCCCCGACACCGCGGTGCCGCGGGACCTGCACGCGACGATCCTGGAGATGGGTCAGCTGGCGCAGCGCCTGATGGCGAAGGCGGCGGAGGTCATCATCACGAAGGACGTCGATCTGGCGCTGCAGCTGGAGCAGGACGACGACGAGATGGACCTGCTGCACCGGACGCTGTTCCAGCACCTGATGGACGACCGCTGGAAGCACGGCATCGAGACGGCGGTCGACGTGACGCTGCTCGGCCGCTACTACGAGCGGTTCGCGGACCACGCGGTGTCGGTGGCCAAGCGCGTCGTGTACCTGGTGACGGGCGAGCACGCGGACGAGCTGCAGCAGGCGGACGCGCCGGTCGAGGGCGCGTAGCCCCCGGGCATGGGCGGGCGGTGGTCGCGACGTTCGCACTCCTGTGCGCCGTTGATGCGCCCGGTGGGATGGGCATGCAATGGGGAGAGGCGACGTACGCCTTCGAGGAGGGACCCCATGGCCGAATCCGCCACCACCGACCCCCAGCCCCTGCAGGAGACTCCGCGCGACGCGGTCTTCCTGCCCGTCCTCGGCGCCTGCGGGTGCGGCTCGGGCTGCGGCTGCGGCTGCCAGTCCGGCGGACCGTGCCAGTGCGGGGGCTGCTCCGGCTAGCCGCGCGATCGGTGGGCCCCGCCCGGTTTCCGGGCGGGGCCCTCTCGTCTCACATCACCCGCCGCAGGCGCCGCAGGTCACGGGCCCACAGGTCACATCACGTCACATCACGTCACAGGTCGAGCACGCCGACCGTCTGGCGGCCGCTCGTCTCGCCCGTCTCGAAGAAGCCGAGCCTGCGGTAGAAGTCGCCGGGGCCGTTCTCGCCGGGCTCCCAGCTCACGTACATCCGGTTCTTCCCGCGCCCGCGCAACTCGTCCCGTACGGCGTCGACGGCGAAGCGCCCGTACCCGCGCCCCTGGTGGCCTGCGGCGATGTTCAGCCGCCACAGTCCGCTGC harbors:
- the phoU gene encoding phosphate signaling complex protein PhoU: MRDAYHEELDSIGEGLVEMARLVGSAIGRATTAMLDADLKLAESVIAADQKVDDLQHDLEARAIALLARQQPVATDLRIVVTSLRMSADLERSGDLAQHVAKLARLRFPDTAVPRDLHATILEMGQLAQRLMAKAAEVIITKDVDLALQLEQDDDEMDLLHRTLFQHLMDDRWKHGIETAVDVTLLGRYYERFADHAVSVAKRVVYLVTGEHADELQQADAPVEGA